The following is a genomic window from Nicotiana tabacum cultivar K326 chromosome 3, ASM71507v2, whole genome shotgun sequence.
CAAAGCAAGAAAAGGtggaaaaaaagaataaaaaccctcctcaaaacaaagaaaaagcagTGGAAACAAAAATTGAGGTAGTACCCTCGAAAGATACTGTCCTTTATGTACCCCGAGGTTCGAAGAAAGGACAAGTGACATTGAGCCCTCCAAGAAGGTTTGAGCTGAACAAAGGATCTAAGATGTATATGCCCAAAGGGACCTATGCGAAACGGGGGCcaataatttcaccaaggctgaatgagcccgtgatTATTGGACGCTCGCCGCAGAGGCCCATGACAGATCCTACTACCGTCCCATGGAATTATAACAAGATGGTAGTAacttacaaaggaaaagaaatcctggAAGAAGTGAATGAAACTAACCCAACTGAGAAATACTTCAACCTGGAGGAGTTGAATGATTCTATAAAGAAGCGTTTCCCACTCAAGAAACCGGTTAGCGCCgaggaagcggaagagttttGGTCAGGTCTCGTTGTGGTCTCTATTGATGAATTCAACTGAGCATCAAAAAGTGTTGATCAAGACCCTCAACGAAGCTTACGTCCCAATTGAAACTACCGTGGAACAGCTAGAAAGGATGGCAGAAAGATTTTTCATGATCAATCAAatttccttcagcaaaaatgatcTGCCCCCGGAAGGGGCCGCTCACAACAAGGCCCTCCACCTAACAGTTAAATGTGAAGGGTACTATGTGAAGAGGGCCATGCTGGATGGCGGGTACGGAGTGGATATCTGTCCCCTTTCGACtctgcaaagaatggagatcgaAACAGGGAGAATCAGGCCCAACAGCGTATGTGTCCGTGCCTTTGACGGCATCAAAAGGGACACCCTAGGTGagatcgatttgattttgactattggacctgtggattttgaggtgacctttcaggtccTAGATATGGATACTTCTTACAATTTCCTTCTAGGAAGGCCCTGGATTCATGCGACGGAAGCCataccttctactctccaccagatggtaaaATTTGTACATGAAAATCAAGAGATTATAGTCCACGGAGAGGATGAGCATTCAATTTAGCGAGACCCGTCGGTTCCATGCCTCGAAGCTAAGGAGGGTAGTGAACACATAGTCTATCAAGTTTTCGAGGTTGTGGTCGCAGACCAATGCGAAGAAGGAAGCCCCTACCCTCAACCTTTTCTCTCAAAAGCGTCAgttatggttgccaaggaaatgatcaggcatggttatAAACTGGGAAAGGGActcggggcatcattgcaaggtatcACCGAACCTATCACATTACCTGCCGCCGAAAAGTTCTTCGGTATTGGTTTTTACGCCGAAAAAGCTGACGTGATGTGGGCAAACCAACGGAAGAGCAATGGTTGGGTATTATCTCAGCCAATTCCCCATCTTTACAGAACATTCGTCAAACCCAAGTACAATGAAGAAAGAGAGGATAAGACCTTCACGaccgaggaaattgaagaaatctgtgAGGTTATGAGGCAAATGCTGTACGAAACCCATATGGT
Proteins encoded in this region:
- the LOC142176327 gene encoding uncharacterized protein LOC142176327; amino-acid sequence: MAERFFMINQISFSKNDLPPEGAAHNKALHLTVKCEGYYVKRAMLDGGYGVDICPLSTLQRMEIETGRIRPNSVLDMDTSYNFLLGRPWIHATEAIPSTLHQMVKFVHENQEIIVHGEDEHSI